A single region of the Nicotiana sylvestris chromosome 6, ASM39365v2, whole genome shotgun sequence genome encodes:
- the LOC138870596 gene encoding uncharacterized protein, with protein MTGVAFRWWEAYEWSRPADAAPLSWHEFSVLFLEKFVPVTCREELHRQFEKLHQEGMFMTQYEMRFLELAHHAIWLVPTKREMIRRFIDGLSCGLHFAMTWEIALGGRFDEMVDIARRIELVRSQEREEREAKRPCSSGGFNSIPSRGSPTTIGVILIGLVIWLTRFIVAYQLAMVHIVPVWASHLSVLSQLRVHPMLHRFKILSLLRGRFLVHCSTFDQIDLEGCSIQIGIGCVLMQEGRVIVYASCQLKPHKKNYPVHDLEKANVVADSLSRKAVSMGSLAFIPVSERPLTADVQANHFVRLDVSKPGRDTIQHGDAKEVTIGDDGMLRMQGQICVPNVDGLRELILEEAHSLRYSIHLSAPKMYQGLRQHYWWMRMKKDIVGFCSMVPKLSAGEVQASGTGRIALEA; from the exons ATGACGGGGGTGGCCTTTAGATGGTGGGAGGCCTATGAGTGGAGCAGGCCAGCCGATGCTGCACCACTTTCATGGCacgagttctccgttctcttcttggAAAAGTTTGTACCAGTGACTTGTAGGGAGGAGCTGCATAGGCAGTTTGAGAAGCTACACCAGGAGGGTATGTTCATGAcccagtacgagatgagatttttaGAGTTGGCTCATCACGCTATCTGGTTGGTTCCTACAAAGAGGGAGatgattaggaggttcattgatggcctcagcTGTGGATTGCATTTTGCTATGACTTGGGAGATCGCATTAGGTGGTAGGTTCGATGAGATGGTTGATATTGCTCGGCGGATAGAGCTGGTCCGTAGTCAAGAGCGtgaagagagggaggccaaaaggccttgTAGTTCGGGTGGTTTCAACAGTATTCCTTCTAGGGGAAGTCCTACCACAATAGGGGTCATCCTTATAGGCCTGGTCATATGGCTCACCCGGTTCATCGTGGCGTATCAGCTAGCCATGGTTCATATAGTGCCCGTCTGGGCCAGTCATCTCTCAGTGCTCtcccagcttagagttcatcccATGCTCCATCGGTTCAAG ATATTATCGTTGCTTCGTGGAAGGTTTCTCGTCCATTGTAGCACCTTTgaccagattgacctagaagggtgctctattcag atcggtattgggtgtgtcttgatgcaggagggtagagtgatcgTTTATGCTTcatgccagttgaaacctcataagaagaactacccagttcatgatttgga gaaggccaatgtggtggccgattccttgagtagaaaggcggtgagtatgggtagccttgcatttattcctgttaGTGAGAGACCTCTTACAGCAGATGTTCAGGCCAATCatttcgtgaggttagatgtttcgaaGCCtggtcgg gacacgattcagcatggtgatgccaaggaggttactattggggatgatgggaTGTTGCGGATGCAAGGTCAGATTTGTGTGCCAAATGTAGATGGgctacgtgagttgattcttgaggaggcccacagtttgcggtattccattcatctgagtgccccaaagatgtatcagggcttgaggcaacactattggtggatgaggatgaagaaggatatagtggggtTTTGTAGCATGGTTCCTAAATTATCGGCAGGAGAAGTACAAGCATCAGGGACCGGACGAATTGCTTTAGAGGcttga